The following proteins are co-located in the Eleginops maclovinus isolate JMC-PN-2008 ecotype Puerto Natales chromosome 23, JC_Emac_rtc_rv5, whole genome shotgun sequence genome:
- the pdgfrl gene encoding LOW QUALITY PROTEIN: platelet-derived growth factor receptor-like protein (The sequence of the model RefSeq protein was modified relative to this genomic sequence to represent the inferred CDS: inserted 1 base in 1 codon) produces the protein MKLWVVLYMALLWVELQNGSCQQIKRXKDVGENRIRPGGKRVKLRTPKLKDVAGKGQSLLTQVLDKGRFLRLGQITSLTPGRNMELRCKGNSIGWSYPTYLDTFNDSRLSIKQSDKYSQLILTAPSAADTGPYSCWVIICDGSECERDHDRSYVSYIYFTDKDNLFVPSAIHFEIVYLRPDRSAVVPCRVTDPQARVSLHREVPPEEITANGTQMTYDPSKGFVLQNPSPEHQGVFYCKAVTKGNPQISTKYQLLYVEVPSGAPFVSLEVSPESVTGGDNVNVTCTVLGEPEMDVSFTWSYPGQDNRPVHIHTSWRLVHRGMSHTTRVSQSVLTVEDLETIDFGNYICKAKNQHGETSVMTNIISK, from the exons ATGAAGCTCTGGGTGGTGCTCTACATGGCTCTGCTCTGGGTGGAGCTCCAAAATG GTTCCTGCCAGCAGATCAAGC GAAAAGATGTGGGTGAGAACCGCATCCGCCCAGGCGGGAAGAGGGTGAAGCTACGAACCCCCAAACTAAAAGACGTAGCAGGGAAAGGCCAGTCTCTGCTGACCCAGGTTCTGGATAAGGGACGCTTCCTGCGCCTGGGCCAGATCACCAGCCTGACTCCCGGGAGGAACATGGAGCTGCGGTGCAAAGGCAACTCCATCGGGTGGTCCTACCCCACCTACCTGGACACCTTCAACGACTCCCGCCTCAG CATCAAGCAGAGCGATAAGTACAGTCAGCTGATCCTGACGGCTCCCTCTGCTGCCGACACGGGGCCCTACAGCTGCTGGGTGATCATTTGTGACGGCAGCGAGTGTGAGAGGGACCACGATCGATCATACGTCTCATACATCTACTTCACAG ACAAAGATAACCTCTTCGTCCCGTCGGCAATCCACTTTGAGATCGTGTACCTGCGTCCGGACCGGTCCGCTGTGGTGCCGTGCCGCGTGACCGACCCGCAGGCCAGGGTGTCCCTGCACAGGGAAGTCCCTCCAGAGGAGATCACGGCCAACGGGACGCAGATGACCTACGACCCCAGCAAGGGCTTCGTCCTGCAGAACCCCAGCCCGGAGCACCAGGGGGTCTTCTACTGCAAGGCCGTGACAAAGGGCAACCCCCAGATCTCCACCAAGTACCAGCTGCTCTACGTGGAGG ttCCTAGCGGGGCACCATTCGTCAGCCTTGAAGTCTCTCCGGAATCTGTGACAGGGGGAGACAACGTCAACGTGACCTGCACGGTGCTGGGTGAGCCGGAGATGGACGTGAGCTTCACCTGGTCTTATCCTGGTCAG GACAACCGCCCAGTTCACATCCACACGTCCTGGAGGCTGGTCCACAGAGGGATGAGCCACACGACCAGGGTTTCCCAGAGCGTCCTGACTGTAGAGGACCTGGAGACCATCGACTTTGGGAACTACATCTGTAAAGCCAAGAACCAGCACGGAGAGACCAGTGTGATGACCAACATCATTTCCAAGTAG